A single genomic interval of Musa acuminata AAA Group cultivar baxijiao chromosome BXJ3-4, Cavendish_Baxijiao_AAA, whole genome shotgun sequence harbors:
- the LOC135635595 gene encoding VIN3-like protein 2 isoform X1, with protein sequence MDPPFSGFVLDPSKCSKLSIEEKRELIRELSKWPESAPEKLQTWSRRDLLEILCAEIGKERKYTSLTKQKMIEYLFRVVSDKNSGEHAKDSDSSQVPSTPSPQTPSKRQRKNEHPSRLPIITSNLQPSDVEEALENIRYCQNSACRATLNVQDAFCKRCSCCICRKYDDNKDPSLWLFCGSEAFSQGDLCGLSCHLECALKHERTGIMKSRQCTTRLDGSYYCTYCGKANDLLGCWKKQLLIAKDARRVDALCYRISLSHKLLSLTEKYQSLHEIVDTARKKLEAEVGPIDDLSNMARGIVNRLSVGAEVQRLCAHAVDLLDSMRGSSLSANSQLQQIGTVSSSFIKFEEILPTSLTVALDIEDNTPLAQELAGFTLWHRKTDNPEYPRKPSLSVFKPKKRLLLTELIPATEYMFKVVGFSKMRNLYTWEVGVKTKAISLDDSVGLALETTVSNPHCQISKTNSSGLSNPLEGDESNTKSSACADLNKLPEIDFDDCEKPQILETEKSFDHAQKDNSHQKSECKGSISGAEVLEPEDSHGHSDSALDEEPNSTIPIESTNSMENNQASDIPKSDNESNTPVINEMVIVPFGQSDPTLPATPPCRLETGTEGSGRCIKGNSGFNIFEKGSLNPDAEPGSSSKKRGGGKFEGINIKDGSMEGLYEYCVKVIRWLECEGHIESNFRVKFLTWFSLRATPQERRIVSVYVDTLIDDPPSLAGQLVDTFLEAICSKRPPPAPTGFCTNLWH encoded by the exons GATTTGTACTTGACCCATCTAAATGTAGTAAGTTGAGCATCGAGGAGAAGAGAGAACTTATACGTGAACTATCAAAATGGCCTGAGAGTGCTCCTGAGAAGTTGCAGACATGGAGTCGGCGTGACCTTTTAGAGATCCTGTGTGCAGAGATAGGAAAGGAGAGGAAGTATACTAGCTTAACAAAACAGAAGATGATCGAATACCTGTTCAGAGTTGTATCTGATAAAAATTCTGGAGAACATGCAAAAGACAGTGATTCGTCTCAGGTCCCATCTACACCTAGCCCTCAAACTCCATCGAAGAGACAGAGAAAGAATGAACATCCATCACGTTTGCCAATTATCACAAGCAACCTCCAACCAAGTGATGTTGAAGAAGCTCTTGAAAACATTAGATACTGCCAGAATTCAGCCTGCAGGGCTACTCTTAACGTACAAGATGCATTTTGTAAGCGTTGCTCATGTTGCATCTGTCGCAAATATGATGACAATAAGGACCCTAGCCTTTGGCTATTTTGTGGCTCCGAGGCTTTTTCTCAAGGTGACTTATGTGGTCTGTCTTGTCATCTCGAGTGTGCTCTTAAGCATGAAAGGACTGGTATCATGAAGAGCAGGCAGTGCACCACAAGATTGGATGGGAGCTACTACTGTACATACTGTGGAAAAGCTAATGACTTGCTTGG ATGCTGGAAAAAGCAACTCTTGATCGCAAAAGATGCACGACGAGTTGATGCATTATGTTATCGTATTTCTCTTAGTCATAAACTTCTCAGCCTAACTGAAAAGTATCAGAGTTTGCATGAGATAGTTGACACAGCACGGAAGAAACTGGAGGCAGAGGTTGGGCCTATCGATGATTTATCAAACATGGCACGTGGAATTGTTAACCGACTCTCTGTTGGTGCTGAAGTTCAAAGACTGTGTGCCCATGCAGTAGACTTACTAGATTCTATGCGTGGTAGTTCTTTGTCAGCTAATAGTCAACTTCAGC AAATTGGTACGGTATCCTCCAGCTTCATCAAATTTGAAGAGATATTACCAACATCTCTTACTGTGGCATTGGATATAGAGGATAACACACCATTAGCTCAAGAGCTAGCCGGTTTCACTTTGTGGCACCGAAAGACCGACAACCCAGAATACCCCAGGAAACCATCATTGTCTGTGTTTAAACCGAAGAAAAGGTTGCTATTAACAGAACTAATTCCAGCCACAGAATATATGTTCAAGGTGGTAGGCTTCAGCAAAATGCGGAACCTCTACACGTGGGAAGTTGGAGTAAAAACTAAAGCTATCTCTCTTGATGACTCTGTGGGTTTGGCACTGGAGACAACTGTATCAAACCCACATTGTCAAATCTCTAAAACAAACAGTAGTGGCTTGTCTAATCCCTTGGAGGGAGACGAATCCAATACCAAGAGTTCTGCATGTGCTGACTTGAATAAGTTGccggaaattgattttgatgattgtgaGAAGCCTCAGATTCTCGAGACAGAAAAATCATTCGATCATGCCCAGAAAGATAATAGCCACCAAAAGAGTGAATGTAAGGGCAGTATTAGTGGAGCAGAAGTTCTTGAGCCAGAGGATTCACATGGGCACTCTGATTCTGCATTAGATGAGGAGCCAAACTCAACCATTCCGATCGAGTCCACTAACTCTATGGAGAATAACCAGGCATCTGACATCCCGAAGTCGGATAATGAATCTAACACTCCTGTCATCAATGAGATGGTGATCGTACCATTTGGACAATCAGATCCCACCTTGCCTGCCACTCCTCCCTGCAGGTTGGAAACTGGAACAGAAGGTTCTGGAAGGTGCATTAAAGGGAACAGTGGTTTTAATATATTTGAGAAAGGCTCGTTGAATCCAGATGCCGAACCAGGAAGTTCATCCAAGAAAAGAGGTGGAGGAAAATTTGAGGGTATAAATATCAAGGATGGGTCGATGGAAGGGTTATATGAATACTGTGTGAAGGTCATTAGGTGGCTGGAATGCGAGGGGCACATCGAGAGCAACTTCAGGGTGAAGTTCTTGACTTGGTTCAGCCTGCGAGCAACTCCACAGGAGAGAAGAATTGTTAGTGTTTACGTTGATACGCTGATCGATGATCCCCCAAGCCTTGCAGGGCAGTTGGTGGACACCTTCTTGGAAGCGATCTGCAGCAAGAGGCCACCTCCAGCGCCAACAGGCTTCTGCACGAACCTTTGGCACTGA
- the LOC135635595 gene encoding VIN3-like protein 2 isoform X2 codes for MIEYLFRVVSDKNSGEHAKDSDSSQVPSTPSPQTPSKRQRKNEHPSRLPIITSNLQPSDVEEALENIRYCQNSACRATLNVQDAFCKRCSCCICRKYDDNKDPSLWLFCGSEAFSQGDLCGLSCHLECALKHERTGIMKSRQCTTRLDGSYYCTYCGKANDLLGCWKKQLLIAKDARRVDALCYRISLSHKLLSLTEKYQSLHEIVDTARKKLEAEVGPIDDLSNMARGIVNRLSVGAEVQRLCAHAVDLLDSMRGSSLSANSQLQQIGTVSSSFIKFEEILPTSLTVALDIEDNTPLAQELAGFTLWHRKTDNPEYPRKPSLSVFKPKKRLLLTELIPATEYMFKVVGFSKMRNLYTWEVGVKTKAISLDDSVGLALETTVSNPHCQISKTNSSGLSNPLEGDESNTKSSACADLNKLPEIDFDDCEKPQILETEKSFDHAQKDNSHQKSECKGSISGAEVLEPEDSHGHSDSALDEEPNSTIPIESTNSMENNQASDIPKSDNESNTPVINEMVIVPFGQSDPTLPATPPCRLETGTEGSGRCIKGNSGFNIFEKGSLNPDAEPGSSSKKRGGGKFEGINIKDGSMEGLYEYCVKVIRWLECEGHIESNFRVKFLTWFSLRATPQERRIVSVYVDTLIDDPPSLAGQLVDTFLEAICSKRPPPAPTGFCTNLWH; via the exons ATGATCGAATACCTGTTCAGAGTTGTATCTGATAAAAATTCTGGAGAACATGCAAAAGACAGTGATTCGTCTCAGGTCCCATCTACACCTAGCCCTCAAACTCCATCGAAGAGACAGAGAAAGAATGAACATCCATCACGTTTGCCAATTATCACAAGCAACCTCCAACCAAGTGATGTTGAAGAAGCTCTTGAAAACATTAGATACTGCCAGAATTCAGCCTGCAGGGCTACTCTTAACGTACAAGATGCATTTTGTAAGCGTTGCTCATGTTGCATCTGTCGCAAATATGATGACAATAAGGACCCTAGCCTTTGGCTATTTTGTGGCTCCGAGGCTTTTTCTCAAGGTGACTTATGTGGTCTGTCTTGTCATCTCGAGTGTGCTCTTAAGCATGAAAGGACTGGTATCATGAAGAGCAGGCAGTGCACCACAAGATTGGATGGGAGCTACTACTGTACATACTGTGGAAAAGCTAATGACTTGCTTGG ATGCTGGAAAAAGCAACTCTTGATCGCAAAAGATGCACGACGAGTTGATGCATTATGTTATCGTATTTCTCTTAGTCATAAACTTCTCAGCCTAACTGAAAAGTATCAGAGTTTGCATGAGATAGTTGACACAGCACGGAAGAAACTGGAGGCAGAGGTTGGGCCTATCGATGATTTATCAAACATGGCACGTGGAATTGTTAACCGACTCTCTGTTGGTGCTGAAGTTCAAAGACTGTGTGCCCATGCAGTAGACTTACTAGATTCTATGCGTGGTAGTTCTTTGTCAGCTAATAGTCAACTTCAGC AAATTGGTACGGTATCCTCCAGCTTCATCAAATTTGAAGAGATATTACCAACATCTCTTACTGTGGCATTGGATATAGAGGATAACACACCATTAGCTCAAGAGCTAGCCGGTTTCACTTTGTGGCACCGAAAGACCGACAACCCAGAATACCCCAGGAAACCATCATTGTCTGTGTTTAAACCGAAGAAAAGGTTGCTATTAACAGAACTAATTCCAGCCACAGAATATATGTTCAAGGTGGTAGGCTTCAGCAAAATGCGGAACCTCTACACGTGGGAAGTTGGAGTAAAAACTAAAGCTATCTCTCTTGATGACTCTGTGGGTTTGGCACTGGAGACAACTGTATCAAACCCACATTGTCAAATCTCTAAAACAAACAGTAGTGGCTTGTCTAATCCCTTGGAGGGAGACGAATCCAATACCAAGAGTTCTGCATGTGCTGACTTGAATAAGTTGccggaaattgattttgatgattgtgaGAAGCCTCAGATTCTCGAGACAGAAAAATCATTCGATCATGCCCAGAAAGATAATAGCCACCAAAAGAGTGAATGTAAGGGCAGTATTAGTGGAGCAGAAGTTCTTGAGCCAGAGGATTCACATGGGCACTCTGATTCTGCATTAGATGAGGAGCCAAACTCAACCATTCCGATCGAGTCCACTAACTCTATGGAGAATAACCAGGCATCTGACATCCCGAAGTCGGATAATGAATCTAACACTCCTGTCATCAATGAGATGGTGATCGTACCATTTGGACAATCAGATCCCACCTTGCCTGCCACTCCTCCCTGCAGGTTGGAAACTGGAACAGAAGGTTCTGGAAGGTGCATTAAAGGGAACAGTGGTTTTAATATATTTGAGAAAGGCTCGTTGAATCCAGATGCCGAACCAGGAAGTTCATCCAAGAAAAGAGGTGGAGGAAAATTTGAGGGTATAAATATCAAGGATGGGTCGATGGAAGGGTTATATGAATACTGTGTGAAGGTCATTAGGTGGCTGGAATGCGAGGGGCACATCGAGAGCAACTTCAGGGTGAAGTTCTTGACTTGGTTCAGCCTGCGAGCAACTCCACAGGAGAGAAGAATTGTTAGTGTTTACGTTGATACGCTGATCGATGATCCCCCAAGCCTTGCAGGGCAGTTGGTGGACACCTTCTTGGAAGCGATCTGCAGCAAGAGGCCACCTCCAGCGCCAACAGGCTTCTGCACGAACCTTTGGCACTGA
- the LOC103980277 gene encoding probable receptor-like serine/threonine-protein kinase At5g57670 isoform X1, whose amino-acid sequence MRLKRLLSLGIGRRSRGQATAEENASPVRESQPIHHLFDAEPPCKPTWRCFSHEEIHRATGGFRQENLVGRGGYAEVYRGVLEDGQAIAVKRLTRASSDEQRTKDFLTELGAVGHVRHPNVSALLGCCVDRDLHLIFEFSSRGSVCSNLYGNVTSDESSPPMAWKLRHDIAVGTARGLHYLHKGCQRRIIHRDIKASNILLTANFEPQISDFGLARWLPTEWTHRAVARAPIEGTFGCLAPEYFMHGIVHEKTDVFAFGVFLLEIISGRKPVDGSHNSLLSWAKPYLRDGTVQALVDARLGDEYDIDQLRKLTFAASLCIRTTPTLRPSMTEALDILEGRKILQDQWKMPEGEEEEEESWGFDDLDDVDDECDTASSSSSTWRSQS is encoded by the exons ATGCGTCTTAAACGCTTGCTGTCTCTTGGAATTGGTCGGAGGAGCAGAGGACAAGCGACCGCGGAGGAGAATGCCTCCCCTGTTCGTGAGAGCCAACCTATCCATCATCTGTTCGACGCGGAGCCACCTTGCAAGCCAACTTGGAGATGCTTCTCCCACGAGGAGATACATCGAGCAACTGGTGGCTTTCGCCAAG AGAACCTGGTCGGGAGAGGCGGGTATGCCGAGGTGTACAGGGGAGTGCTCGAGGACGGGCAGGCGATCGCGGTGAAGAGGCTGACGAGGGCGTCGTCGGACGAGCAGAGGACCAAGGATTTCCTGACGGAGCTGGGCGCGGTAGGCCACGTCCGGCACCCCAACGTCTCCGCCCTCCTCGGATGCTGCGTCGACCGCGACCTCCATCTGATCTTTGAGTTCTCTTCACGCGGCTCCGTCTGCTCCAACCTCTACGGTAACGTGACATCGG ATGAAAGCTCTCCTCCCATGGCTTGGAAGCTGCGGCACGACATCGCCGTGGGCACTGCGAGGGGGCTCCATTACCTGCACAAGGGATGCCAGAGAAGGATCATCCACAGAGACATCAAGGCCTCCAACATCCTCCTCACCGCCAACTTCGAGCCTCAG ATCTCCGACTTCGGGCTCGCAAGATGGCTTCCAACGGAGTGGACACACCGCGCCGTGGCACGGGCACCGATAGAAGGGACGTTCGG GTGCTTGGCGCCGGAATACTTCATGCACGGGATCGTTCACGAGAAGACCGATGTGTTTGCATTTGGCGTCTTCCTCTTGGAGATCATATCAGGAAGGAAACCAGTGGATGGATCTCACAACAGCTTGCTCAGCTGG GCAAAACCTTATCTACGTGATGGCACTGTGCAAGCTTTGGTGGATGCAAGACTAGGAGATGAATACGACATTGATCAGCTGAGGAAGCTCACATTTGCAGCCTCCCTCTGCATCAGAACAACCCCAACACTGCGCCCTTCCATGACTGAG GCATTGGACATACTAGAAGGCAGGAAGATATTGCAAGATCAGTGGAAGATgccagagggagaggaggaagaagaagagtcctGGGGCTTTGATGATCTGGACGACGTCGACGACGAATGTGATACTGCCTCATCATCTTCGTCAACATGGAGATCGCAATCATAG
- the LOC103980277 gene encoding probable receptor-like serine/threonine-protein kinase At5g57670 isoform X2, with amino-acid sequence MRLKRLLSLGIGRRSRGQATAEENASPVRESQPIHHLFDAEPPCKPTWRCFSHEEIHRATGGFRQENLVGRGGYAEVYRGVLEDGQAIAVKRLTRASSDEQRTKDFLTELGAVGHVRHPNVSALLGCCVDRDLHLIFEFSSRGSVCSNLYDESSPPMAWKLRHDIAVGTARGLHYLHKGCQRRIIHRDIKASNILLTANFEPQISDFGLARWLPTEWTHRAVARAPIEGTFGCLAPEYFMHGIVHEKTDVFAFGVFLLEIISGRKPVDGSHNSLLSWAKPYLRDGTVQALVDARLGDEYDIDQLRKLTFAASLCIRTTPTLRPSMTEALDILEGRKILQDQWKMPEGEEEEEESWGFDDLDDVDDECDTASSSSSTWRSQS; translated from the exons ATGCGTCTTAAACGCTTGCTGTCTCTTGGAATTGGTCGGAGGAGCAGAGGACAAGCGACCGCGGAGGAGAATGCCTCCCCTGTTCGTGAGAGCCAACCTATCCATCATCTGTTCGACGCGGAGCCACCTTGCAAGCCAACTTGGAGATGCTTCTCCCACGAGGAGATACATCGAGCAACTGGTGGCTTTCGCCAAG AGAACCTGGTCGGGAGAGGCGGGTATGCCGAGGTGTACAGGGGAGTGCTCGAGGACGGGCAGGCGATCGCGGTGAAGAGGCTGACGAGGGCGTCGTCGGACGAGCAGAGGACCAAGGATTTCCTGACGGAGCTGGGCGCGGTAGGCCACGTCCGGCACCCCAACGTCTCCGCCCTCCTCGGATGCTGCGTCGACCGCGACCTCCATCTGATCTTTGAGTTCTCTTCACGCGGCTCCGTCTGCTCCAACCTCTACG ATGAAAGCTCTCCTCCCATGGCTTGGAAGCTGCGGCACGACATCGCCGTGGGCACTGCGAGGGGGCTCCATTACCTGCACAAGGGATGCCAGAGAAGGATCATCCACAGAGACATCAAGGCCTCCAACATCCTCCTCACCGCCAACTTCGAGCCTCAG ATCTCCGACTTCGGGCTCGCAAGATGGCTTCCAACGGAGTGGACACACCGCGCCGTGGCACGGGCACCGATAGAAGGGACGTTCGG GTGCTTGGCGCCGGAATACTTCATGCACGGGATCGTTCACGAGAAGACCGATGTGTTTGCATTTGGCGTCTTCCTCTTGGAGATCATATCAGGAAGGAAACCAGTGGATGGATCTCACAACAGCTTGCTCAGCTGG GCAAAACCTTATCTACGTGATGGCACTGTGCAAGCTTTGGTGGATGCAAGACTAGGAGATGAATACGACATTGATCAGCTGAGGAAGCTCACATTTGCAGCCTCCCTCTGCATCAGAACAACCCCAACACTGCGCCCTTCCATGACTGAG GCATTGGACATACTAGAAGGCAGGAAGATATTGCAAGATCAGTGGAAGATgccagagggagaggaggaagaagaagagtcctGGGGCTTTGATGATCTGGACGACGTCGACGACGAATGTGATACTGCCTCATCATCTTCGTCAACATGGAGATCGCAATCATAG